One window from the genome of Alkalihalobacillus sp. LMS6 encodes:
- a CDS encoding NUDIX hydrolase, which yields MTVFSEKTIKREEIYKGKVIDVLVDTVEREDGEQAKRELVKHPGAVAIIAVTEKNEIILVEQFRKALEKPIIEIPAGKIEKNEEPIKTAFRELKEETGYEASHLEEIASFYTSPGFADEIVYVYEATGLTVGEQELDEGEFVHVVTKTLAECEALIKEQRVHDAKTLYAIQYLKLKEKDL from the coding sequence ATGACAGTTTTTTCAGAGAAAACGATTAAACGTGAAGAGATTTATAAAGGGAAAGTGATTGATGTACTCGTTGATACAGTGGAGCGAGAAGATGGAGAACAAGCAAAGCGCGAACTTGTGAAACATCCCGGAGCTGTTGCGATTATAGCCGTTACGGAGAAAAATGAAATCATTCTTGTAGAGCAATTTCGAAAAGCATTAGAAAAACCGATCATTGAAATTCCAGCAGGGAAAATCGAAAAAAATGAAGAGCCAATTAAAACAGCTTTTAGAGAATTGAAAGAGGAAACAGGCTATGAAGCTAGCCATCTTGAAGAAATTGCTTCGTTTTATACTTCACCCGGATTTGCAGATGAAATCGTCTATGTATATGAAGCAACCGGCTTAACAGTTGGAGAGCAAGAGCTTGACGAAGGCGAATTTGTCCATGTTGTAACGAAGACGTTGGCTGAATGTGAAGCGCTAATAAAAGAGCAGCGAGTTCATGATGCGAAGACGCTGTATGCAATCCAATATTTAAAGCTTAAAGAAAAGGATTTGTAA